From one Solanum lycopersicum chromosome 12, SLM_r2.1 genomic stretch:
- the LOC138340480 gene encoding uncharacterized protein — protein MAIEDDSLGGSSSRTQGETAAGNLVMIDHNHPLYLSSSDVPGALSVGIQLKGMENYTLWSRAMEITLLGRNKIVFIDGSVLRTNFEGNLKKIWDRCNVIVISWLTCNVSKELLSGILYSPSAHQGVLSVSAYYTKLKNLWDEYDSILPPPSCDCNKSKEYVEQLQYQRLLQFLMGLNDRYSSARGQILMMHNLPNVNQAYALVIQDESQRVIAGNISEGIESLAMYTARNNQSTQFYNRQS, from the exons ATGGCGATCGAGGATGATTCACTGGGAGGATCGAGCAGCAGAACACAAGGTGAGACAGCTGCTGGGAATTTGGTGATGATTGATCACAATCATCCACTATATTTGAGCTCTTCAGATGTACCTGGAGCTCTGTCTGTGGGAATTCAATTGAAAGGAATGGAGAACTATACTCTGTGGAGCAGAGCTATGGAGATCACATTACTTGGACGAAACAAGATAGTCTTTATCGATGGATCTGTTTTACGTACTAATTTCGAAgggaatttgaaaaaaatttgggATCGATGCAATGTCATTGTTATCTCTTGGCTTACCTGCAATGTCAGTAAGGAGTTGCTCAGTGGCATCTTGTACTCGCCTAGTGCACATCAG GGAGTATTGAGTGTCTCTGCTTATTACACAAAATTGAAGAATCTGTGGGATGAGTATGATTCGATTTTACCTCCACCAAGTTGTGATTGTAACAAATCTAAGGAATATGTTGAGCAACTACAGTATCAACGATTGCTACAGTTTTTGATGGGATTAAACGATAGATATTCATCAGCTAGAGGTCAAATTCTAATGATGCACAATTTACCAAATGTTAATCAAGCATATGCTCTAGTGATCCAGGATGAAAGTCAAAGAGTAATTGCAGGCAATATCAGTGAAGGAATTGAATCCTTAGCTATGTATACTGCCAGGAATAATCAATCTACACAATTTTATAATAGACAATCTTAG